In bacterium 336/3, the following proteins share a genomic window:
- a CDS encoding methyltransferase type 12, producing MTLLEQNYLEINRNSWNNRLESHLNSDFYDLTSFLNGKSSLNDIEIDLLGNIQGKSILHLQCHFGQDTLSLARLGAEVTGVDLSDKAIKKAQELASQLNIKADFICSDIYDLPKHLDKHFDIVFTSYGTIGWLPDLNKWGKLISQYLKPNGKFIFVEFHPVVWMFDDNFERIGYNYFNDGAIIETESGTYADKNAPITQDYVCWNHGMGEVINNLIKNGLEILSLDEYDYSPYNCFNKTIEFEPQKYRIEHLSNKIPMVYALSAKKK from the coding sequence ATGACACTCCTAGAACAAAACTATCTTGAAATCAATAGAAATTCGTGGAATAATAGACTCGAATCACATCTTAACTCCGATTTTTATGATCTTACAAGTTTTCTCAATGGAAAATCTTCTTTAAATGATATTGAGATTGATTTACTAGGAAACATTCAAGGAAAAAGCATTTTACATCTACAATGTCATTTTGGACAAGATACACTCTCTTTGGCAAGACTTGGAGCTGAAGTAACAGGTGTAGATTTATCAGATAAAGCAATTAAAAAAGCTCAAGAACTTGCCAGTCAGCTTAATATCAAAGCTGATTTTATTTGTTCTGATATTTATGATTTACCCAAACACCTCGACAAGCATTTTGATATTGTTTTTACAAGTTATGGAACAATTGGTTGGCTACCAGATTTGAACAAATGGGGTAAACTGATTTCTCAATATCTCAAACCCAATGGCAAATTTATTTTTGTAGAGTTCCATCCTGTTGTATGGATGTTTGATGATAATTTTGAAAGAATTGGTTACAATTACTTCAATGATGGTGCTATTATTGAAACAGAAAGTGGTACTTATGCAGATAAAAACGCCCCCATTACACAAGATTATGTTTGTTGGAATCATGGAATGGGTGAAGTCATCAATAATCTTATCAAGAATGGATTAGAGATTCTTTCATTAGACGAATACGATTATTCACCCTACAATTGTTTTAATAAAACCATTGAATTTGAGCCTCAAAAATACAGAATTGAGCATTTAAGTAATAAAATACCCATGGTTTATGCTCTTAGTGCTAAGAAAAAATAA
- a CDS encoding cyclic nucleotide-binding protein — MPNKLIDYFSKFTTFSEEEKQVIEGSMLVKTFQKDNFIRKEGQFNDDTFFVLEGLVRQYKLVNGEEITTNFFLEDNWIISLNSFSTENPSQDYLMCLENTSVVIGNELSAQQIFKKFPRFETVSRAIMENVFAEQQTFLMAFLTDTPEQRYVKLLQNKPSLFQRVPQYYIASYLGIKPESLSRIRKRLSEKGL; from the coding sequence ATGCCCAACAAACTCATTGACTATTTTTCAAAATTTACTACTTTTTCTGAAGAAGAAAAACAAGTAATTGAAGGAAGTATGCTTGTCAAAACGTTCCAAAAGGACAATTTTATCAGAAAAGAAGGGCAATTCAATGATGATACTTTTTTTGTTTTAGAGGGTTTAGTCAGACAATATAAACTTGTAAATGGAGAAGAAATTACAACCAATTTCTTTTTAGAAGATAACTGGATTATCTCTCTCAATAGTTTTTCAACAGAAAACCCATCTCAAGACTACCTTATGTGCTTAGAAAACACAAGTGTAGTTATTGGAAATGAGTTATCTGCTCAACAAATATTTAAAAAATTCCCACGATTTGAAACTGTTTCGAGAGCCATCATGGAAAATGTTTTTGCTGAACAACAAACTTTTTTAATGGCATTTCTCACAGATACTCCTGAACAACGTTATGTAAAACTCTTACAAAATAAGCCATCTTTGTTCCAAAGAGTGCCACAATATTATATTGCCAGCTATTTGGGTATCAAGCCAGAGTCTTTGAGTCGTATTCGTAAAAGACTATCTGAAAAAGGCTTATAA
- a CDS encoding serine hydrolase, translating into MKHFTRFYLIFVLSLSYHVAFSQRLSSKIDKLILAELKDVNAPGGVFMVAKNGKPLYKKAFGKANLELNTNLETDYVFQLGSITKQFTAIAILILEEQGKLSVNDVVSKYIPDYPSGDKITIHHLLTHTSGIKDFTKMKSLKEIAQKEMTPQMMVDFFKNEPAEFASGEKFDYNNSGYVLLGYIIELVSKEKYEDFIKKYIFQKANMSHSQYANDRKIISKRAYGYHKKETEYVNKTIINFSVPFSSGALMSNLDDMLKWQNALNQNVLLNAESTKKAFSKYKLNNDKEFSYGYGWHLRDIDGTPSREHGGSIFGFKTMAIYIPSEDIYVIGFTNCDCNSPTQLVQNIAKLILKTLKKHK; encoded by the coding sequence ATGAAGCATTTCACACGTTTTTACCTCATTTTTGTATTATCTCTTTCCTATCATGTAGCTTTCTCTCAACGATTAAGTTCCAAAATAGATAAACTAATTTTAGCTGAGCTCAAAGACGTAAACGCCCCTGGTGGTGTATTTATGGTTGCTAAAAATGGGAAACCTCTCTACAAAAAAGCCTTTGGGAAAGCTAATTTGGAGTTAAATACTAATTTGGAAACAGATTATGTATTCCAGTTAGGGTCTATCACAAAGCAATTTACAGCCATTGCCATCTTGATACTAGAAGAACAAGGAAAACTCAGTGTCAATGATGTTGTTTCTAAATATATCCCTGATTATCCATCAGGCGATAAAATTACCATTCATCATTTGCTTACACATACCTCTGGCATCAAGGATTTTACAAAAATGAAATCTCTTAAAGAAATTGCTCAGAAAGAAATGACACCTCAGATGATGGTAGATTTTTTTAAAAATGAACCCGCTGAATTCGCCTCTGGCGAGAAATTTGACTATAATAATTCAGGTTATGTATTGCTGGGCTATATTATAGAACTTGTTTCCAAAGAAAAATATGAAGATTTTATAAAAAAATATATCTTTCAGAAAGCAAATATGAGCCACTCACAGTATGCTAATGATAGAAAAATTATTTCGAAAAGAGCCTACGGATACCACAAAAAAGAAACTGAATATGTAAATAAAACCATTATCAATTTTAGTGTACCCTTTTCGTCAGGAGCATTGATGTCTAATTTAGATGATATGCTCAAATGGCAAAATGCTCTCAATCAGAATGTATTGTTAAATGCTGAATCTACGAAAAAAGCCTTCAGTAAATATAAATTGAATAACGATAAAGAATTCAGTTATGGTTATGGATGGCATCTAAGAGATATTGACGGAACACCCTCCAGAGAGCATGGAGGAAGCATTTTTGGATTTAAAACGATGGCTATCTATATTCCTAGTGAAGATATTTATGTAATTGGTTTTACGAATTGCGATTGTAACTCACCTACACAATTGGTACAAAATATTGCTAAATTGATTTTAAAAACTCTAAAAAAACACAAATAA
- a CDS encoding pseudouridine synthase: MKSYPFDVIYEDNHLLIVNKPAGMLVHDDQTGDKTLVDYAKEYIKEKYQKPGEVFMGLVHRIDRPVSGLVVLARTSKGLERMNELFRERKVQKVYWAIVRRRPEKKKDKLTHWLLKDERKNTVTAYDAPYQDAQKSELYYRVIGHLNGYTLLEIEPVSGRPHQIRVQLAKIGCPIRGDLKYGYPTPNKDKSINLHSRKLFFEHPIKKEKTLCIATLPKEPFWEEFLVLDDENIKPENLEFRYEG; the protein is encoded by the coding sequence ATGAAGTCCTACCCTTTTGATGTAATTTACGAAGATAATCATTTGCTCATTGTCAATAAACCTGCTGGAATGCTTGTACACGATGACCAAACAGGTGATAAAACACTTGTCGATTATGCCAAAGAGTATATCAAAGAAAAATATCAAAAACCTGGAGAGGTTTTTATGGGCTTGGTACACCGAATAGACCGTCCTGTAAGCGGGCTTGTGGTACTTGCTCGAACTTCTAAAGGTTTAGAACGTATGAATGAGCTTTTTAGAGAAAGAAAAGTACAAAAAGTTTATTGGGCAATTGTTCGTAGAAGACCCGAAAAGAAAAAAGACAAACTTACTCATTGGCTTCTGAAAGATGAGAGAAAGAATACTGTAACAGCTTATGATGCTCCTTATCAAGACGCTCAGAAATCAGAGTTGTATTATCGTGTAATTGGACATCTTAATGGCTATACTCTTTTAGAAATTGAGCCTGTTTCGGGCAGACCACATCAAATCAGGGTGCAACTTGCCAAAATAGGTTGTCCTATTCGTGGCGATTTGAAATATGGCTACCCTACTCCCAACAAAGATAAATCCATCAATCTCCACTCAAGAAAACTCTTTTTTGAGCATCCCATCAAAAAAGAAAAAACACTTTGTATCGCTACACTCCCCAAAGAACCATTCTGGGAAGAATTTCTGGTTTTGGATGATGAAAACATAAAACCCGAAAATTTAGAGTTTAGATATGAGGGGTAG
- a CDS encoding deacetylase — protein sequence MLKIAWNTIYKHPLPEGHRFPMEKYELIPEQLLYEGTVQQDNFFSPEPVLERYITNTHEESYWQKLKNLALSTSEIRKTGFPLSQTLVEREIIIAQGTIDCALYAQKHGVSMNIAGGTHHAFTNKGEGFCLLNDVAIASNYLIENDLCKKILVVDLDVHQGNGTAQIFEKNPQVFTFSMHGEKNYPLQKERSDLDIGLPDGITDKEYLNILYNTLPQLIEKEQPEFIFYISGVDILETDKLGRLKVSMEGCKQRDKFVLNICKKNQIPLAISMGGGYSERLSDIVEAHSNTFRLAQEIFF from the coding sequence ATGCTCAAAATAGCTTGGAACACCATTTATAAACATCCATTGCCAGAAGGACATCGCTTCCCTATGGAAAAATATGAACTTATTCCTGAACAACTTTTGTATGAAGGAACAGTTCAACAAGATAATTTTTTCTCGCCAGAACCAGTTTTAGAGCGTTACATCACCAATACACATGAAGAAAGTTATTGGCAGAAACTCAAAAACTTAGCTTTAAGCACTTCAGAAATCAGGAAAACAGGTTTTCCATTATCTCAAACACTTGTCGAAAGAGAAATTATCATTGCACAAGGAACGATTGACTGTGCTTTGTATGCTCAAAAACATGGTGTATCTATGAATATAGCAGGTGGAACACATCATGCTTTTACCAACAAAGGAGAAGGATTTTGCTTACTTAATGATGTAGCCATTGCCAGTAACTATCTTATAGAGAATGATTTATGCAAAAAAATATTAGTTGTGGACTTGGACGTTCATCAGGGCAATGGAACAGCACAAATTTTTGAGAAAAACCCTCAAGTATTTACTTTTAGCATGCATGGCGAAAAAAATTACCCTCTTCAAAAAGAACGTTCCGATTTGGATATTGGCTTGCCTGATGGCATCACAGACAAAGAATATTTGAATATTTTGTATAATACTCTCCCACAACTCATTGAAAAAGAACAACCTGAATTTATTTTTTATATTTCGGGTGTGGATATTTTAGAAACTGATAAACTGGGTAGACTCAAAGTGAGTATGGAGGGCTGCAAACAACGTGATAAATTTGTATTGAATATTTGTAAGAAAAATCAAATTCCTTTGGCTATCAGCATGGGTGGAGGCTATTCTGAACGCCTCTCAGATATTGTGGAGGCTCACAGCAATACGTTCAGACTTGCCCAAGAAATATTTTTTTGA
- a CDS encoding transcriptional regulator, with amino-acid sequence MSFNKLALIRYKTIDECLRNRGRRWTLENLIEKVSEALYEYEGMLDGVSKRTIQLDLQMMRSDKLGYNAPIIVVDRKYYTYEDKEYSIMKNSLSSQDLDKLSDIVKLLKQFKGFDYFEDIGAMVGRLEGKILQQKNQTQAFIDFEKNELLKGLEWIDPLLKAIKNKTCLDILYQSFKAKESSKFPVHPYLLKEYRNRWFLLCKTGDRNGITIYALDRMQAIEENLLAEYIEAEVDVIHFFDDVIGVTKTVGQEPVNIILQIDQENMPYVLTKPLHSSQKVLEKDENGMTISIDVVVNYELEREIMGFGEHMKVLAPNFLQRRIKKRFEKSLLNYQNNEDKEN; translated from the coding sequence ATGTCTTTTAATAAATTAGCTCTAATTCGATATAAAACTATTGATGAATGCCTTAGAAATAGAGGACGGAGGTGGACACTTGAAAACCTCATTGAAAAAGTTTCGGAGGCTCTTTATGAATATGAAGGGATGTTAGATGGTGTCAGTAAACGAACTATCCAACTTGACCTGCAAATGATGCGAAGCGATAAATTAGGCTACAATGCACCTATTATTGTGGTGGATAGAAAATATTATACTTATGAAGATAAAGAGTATAGTATCATGAAAAACAGTCTTTCTTCACAAGATTTAGACAAACTCTCTGATATTGTAAAACTACTCAAACAATTCAAGGGCTTTGATTATTTTGAAGATATCGGGGCTATGGTGGGACGTTTGGAGGGGAAAATTCTTCAACAAAAAAATCAGACGCAAGCTTTTATAGATTTTGAAAAAAATGAACTCCTAAAAGGCTTAGAATGGATAGACCCACTACTAAAAGCCATTAAAAACAAGACTTGTTTGGATATTCTTTATCAGTCTTTTAAGGCAAAAGAATCTTCTAAATTTCCTGTACATCCTTATTTGCTCAAAGAATACCGTAATCGCTGGTTTTTATTGTGTAAAACAGGTGATAGAAATGGCATTACAATTTATGCTTTGGATAGAATGCAAGCCATAGAAGAAAATTTACTTGCAGAATACATTGAAGCAGAGGTAGATGTGATACACTTTTTTGATGATGTGATAGGTGTTACCAAAACAGTAGGGCAGGAGCCAGTTAATATTATTTTACAGATAGACCAAGAAAATATGCCTTATGTACTCACCAAACCACTTCACTCATCTCAAAAAGTATTAGAAAAAGATGAAAATGGTATGACAATTAGTATTGATGTGGTGGTTAATTATGAATTGGAACGTGAAATTATGGGTTTTGGTGAACACATGAAGGTTTTAGCTCCTAATTTTCTCCAAAGACGCATCAAGAAACGATTTGAAAAAAGCTTGTTGAATTATCAAAATAATGAAGACAAGGAAAATTAA
- a CDS encoding urocanate hydratase, with protein sequence MNTFKDAILQGIPQELPSIQAYDTQVNHAPKRKDILSAEEKKLALRNALRYFPTHQHAILAKEFAEELEKYGRVYMYRFRPSYAMYARPINEYPCKSVQAAAIMAMIQNNLDPAVAQHPHELITYGGNGAVFQNWGQYLLTMQYLATMTDEQTLVIYSGHPLGLFPSHQDAPRVVVTNGMMIPNYSKPDDWERFNALGVTQYGQMTAGSYMYIGSQGIVHGTTITVLNAGRKISKNGEGLEGKIFITAGLGGMSGAQPKAAKIAGCISVTAEVNQKVVEKRHSQGWVDEVFDNLDALVKRVNQAKNNKEAVSIAYLGNIVDVWEKFLEAGVYIDLGSDQTSLHNPFAGGYYPVGLSFEESNALMAENPNLFKEKVYETLRRHTKAINAHTAKGTYFFDYGNAFLLEASRAGADVMAEDKIHFKYPSYVQDIMGPMCFDYGFGPFRWVCMSQDEVDLAKSDAIALKVLQEQYAQAPKEIQQQIADNIRWIKDAMKNNLVVGSQARILYADAEGRMKIAKALNDAILSGEISAPIVLGRDHHDVSGTDSPYRETSNIYDGSSFTADMAVHNFVGDAFRGATWISLHNGGGVGWGEVVNGGFGMVLDGSKDSERRLKMMLHWDVNNGIARRSWARNEEAVFAIKRAMEEEPKLKVTLPNFVEDKLLENLF encoded by the coding sequence ATGAACACATTCAAAGACGCAATTTTACAAGGCATTCCCCAAGAATTGCCATCCATACAAGCCTACGATACACAAGTAAATCATGCACCCAAAAGAAAAGATATTTTAAGTGCTGAAGAAAAAAAATTAGCTCTTAGAAATGCTTTACGTTATTTCCCTACTCATCAGCATGCCATTTTAGCCAAAGAGTTTGCTGAAGAATTAGAAAAATATGGAAGGGTGTATATGTATCGTTTCCGCCCCAGTTATGCAATGTATGCTCGCCCCATTAACGAATACCCTTGCAAAAGTGTACAGGCAGCAGCCATCATGGCAATGATTCAGAATAATTTAGACCCTGCTGTGGCTCAACACCCCCACGAACTCATCACGTATGGCGGAAATGGTGCTGTTTTTCAGAATTGGGGGCAATATTTGCTTACCATGCAATATTTAGCCACCATGACAGACGAGCAGACCCTTGTGATATATTCTGGACACCCTTTGGGGCTATTTCCCTCACATCAAGATGCTCCAAGAGTAGTTGTAACCAATGGCATGATGATTCCAAACTACTCAAAACCAGATGATTGGGAACGTTTCAATGCTTTGGGGGTAACACAATATGGACAAATGACAGCAGGTTCGTATATGTATATTGGTTCTCAAGGAATTGTACATGGAACGACTATTACAGTCCTCAACGCAGGACGCAAAATATCTAAAAATGGAGAAGGTTTAGAAGGTAAAATCTTCATCACAGCAGGTTTGGGAGGCATGAGTGGAGCTCAACCCAAAGCAGCTAAAATTGCAGGTTGTATTTCTGTTACTGCCGAAGTGAATCAGAAAGTAGTAGAAAAAAGGCATTCACAGGGTTGGGTTGATGAAGTATTTGATAATTTAGATGCTTTGGTAAAAAGAGTAAATCAGGCAAAAAATAATAAAGAAGCCGTTTCTATTGCTTATTTAGGAAATATCGTGGATGTTTGGGAAAAGTTTTTGGAGGCAGGAGTTTACATAGATTTAGGCTCTGACCAAACCTCACTCCATAACCCATTTGCAGGTGGTTATTATCCTGTGGGGCTTAGTTTTGAGGAATCCAATGCTTTGATGGCTGAAAATCCAAATCTCTTCAAAGAAAAGGTTTATGAAACGCTCAGAAGACACACCAAAGCCATCAATGCTCATACAGCCAAAGGAACATACTTCTTTGATTATGGAAATGCCTTTTTGCTGGAAGCCTCAAGAGCAGGTGCCGATGTAATGGCAGAAGATAAAATTCATTTCAAGTACCCTTCGTATGTGCAGGATATTATGGGGCCTATGTGTTTCGATTATGGTTTTGGACCGTTTCGTTGGGTGTGTATGAGCCAAGATGAAGTAGATTTGGCAAAATCGGATGCAATAGCTCTGAAAGTGTTGCAAGAACAATACGCCCAAGCCCCTAAAGAAATTCAGCAACAAATAGCTGATAACATTCGTTGGATTAAAGATGCCATGAAAAATAATTTGGTGGTAGGTTCTCAGGCTCGTATTCTGTATGCTGATGCAGAAGGTAGAATGAAAATTGCTAAAGCCTTGAATGATGCTATTTTAAGTGGAGAAATTTCTGCTCCGATTGTACTCGGCAGAGACCACCATGATGTTTCTGGTACAGACTCGCCTTACAGAGAAACCTCTAATATTTATGATGGTTCAAGTTTTACGGCAGATATGGCTGTTCATAACTTTGTAGGAGATGCGTTTAGAGGAGCCACTTGGATTAGCCTCCATAATGGTGGTGGTGTAGGCTGGGGTGAAGTAGTCAATGGTGGTTTTGGAATGGTTTTAGATGGTTCTAAAGATAGTGAAAGAAGGCTTAAAATGATGCTTCATTGGGATGTAAACAACGGCATTGCCAGAAGAAGTTGGGCAAGAAACGAAGAAGCCGTTTTTGCCATCAAAAGAGCTATGGAAGAAGAACCCAAACTCAAAGTAACCTTGCCTAATTTTGTGGAAGATAAGCTTTTAGAAAACTTATTTTAA
- a CDS encoding dTDP-4-dehydrorhamnose reductase has product MNSPETILITGSNGLLGQKLVHLLSEQDIYSWVATARGTNRIDSSKPFQFASMDTTNPAQINEIFELYKPTIVIHTAAMTQVDDCEKDHEACTLQNVTTVKYLADACVNHKAFFIHLSTDFIFDGEAGPYDEEAQANPLSFYGHSKLKAEEIIKNTPDLDWAIARTVLVYGIAQDMSRSNIILWVKKSLEDGKNIKVVDDQWRSPTLAEDLAMGCFLIAKHKAKGIFNISGKDLLTPYQMALKTADFFGLDKNLIEKADSTTFTQPAKRPPKTGFIIDKAKNVLGYNPCSFEEGIAILANQLLLIAQ; this is encoded by the coding sequence TTGAACTCACCAGAAACTATTTTAATTACAGGCTCAAATGGATTATTGGGTCAAAAATTAGTTCATTTACTCTCTGAACAAGATATATACAGTTGGGTAGCTACTGCAAGAGGCACAAATCGAATTGACAGTTCCAAGCCTTTTCAGTTTGCCTCTATGGATACGACCAATCCAGCCCAAATCAATGAAATTTTTGAACTCTACAAGCCTACTATTGTCATACATACAGCAGCCATGACACAAGTAGATGACTGCGAAAAAGACCATGAGGCATGTACTCTTCAAAATGTAACAACTGTCAAATATTTGGCAGACGCTTGTGTAAACCATAAAGCCTTTTTCATTCATCTTTCTACTGACTTTATTTTTGATGGAGAGGCAGGTCCTTATGACGAAGAAGCTCAAGCCAATCCGCTTAGTTTTTATGGTCATAGCAAGCTCAAAGCTGAAGAAATCATCAAAAATACTCCTGACTTAGACTGGGCTATTGCCAGAACCGTTTTGGTTTATGGAATAGCTCAAGATATGAGCCGAAGTAATATTATTTTGTGGGTGAAAAAGTCATTAGAGGATGGTAAAAATATCAAAGTAGTAGATGACCAGTGGCGTTCTCCTACCCTTGCCGAAGATCTTGCCATGGGTTGTTTCTTAATAGCTAAACACAAAGCCAAAGGTATTTTCAATATTTCGGGTAAAGACTTACTGACTCCTTATCAAATGGCACTCAAAACAGCTGATTTTTTTGGTTTGGATAAAAATTTGATAGAAAAAGCTGATTCAACTACCTTTACACAACCTGCCAAAAGACCTCCCAAAACAGGTTTTATCATTGATAAGGCAAAGAATGTATTGGGTTACAATCCTTGCAGTTTTGAAGAAGGAATTGCTATTTTGGCAAATCAATTATTGCTTATTGCTCAATAA
- a CDS encoding imidazoleglycerol-phosphate dehydratase (catalyzes the formation of 3-(imidazol-4-yl)-2-oxopropyl phosphate from D-ethythro-1-(imidazol-4-yl)glycerol 3-phosphate and histidinol from histidinol phosphate): MRKILFIDRDGTIIVEPQDNFQIDSLAKLSFLPKVLRNLYYLQNTLGYELVMVTNQDGLGTESLPEPDFWEPHNKMMEILENEGIYFKEVLIDKSFEHENAPTRKPRTGLVTHYLNQNDIDYSKCFVIGDRLTDIELAYNMGIRGIFLNDDTFSLEEKHTKALALQNADWDVVTKFIEKAQGRVGTIHRTTKETDIYVRVDLDNNFSPILDTGIGFFDHMLEQIAKHARIGLEISVKGDLHIDEHHSIEDTGLALGEAFKKALGEKRGIARYGHFTLPMDETLAQTALDFSGRPCFVWDAPFKREKVGGMPTEMFEHFFKSFSDTSLCNLHIKATGSNDHHIIEGIFKAFAKAIKMAITIEHNDLPSTKGIL; encoded by the coding sequence ATGCGTAAAATTCTTTTTATAGACCGAGATGGGACGATTATCGTAGAACCTCAAGATAATTTTCAGATTGACTCTTTGGCTAAACTTTCGTTTTTACCGAAAGTATTGCGTAATTTGTACTATTTACAAAATACCTTAGGTTATGAACTCGTCATGGTTACCAATCAGGATGGTTTGGGAACAGAGTCTCTTCCTGAACCTGATTTTTGGGAGCCTCATAACAAAATGATGGAAATTCTTGAAAATGAAGGTATTTATTTCAAAGAAGTATTGATTGATAAATCTTTTGAACACGAAAATGCTCCTACCCGCAAACCCAGAACGGGTCTGGTTACACATTATCTCAATCAAAACGATATTGATTATAGCAAATGTTTTGTCATTGGTGATAGGCTTACAGACATAGAACTTGCCTACAATATGGGTATCAGAGGTATTTTTTTGAACGATGATACCTTTAGCTTGGAAGAAAAACACACCAAGGCTCTTGCTTTACAAAATGCAGATTGGGATGTTGTAACAAAATTCATTGAAAAAGCTCAAGGAAGAGTTGGTACAATTCACAGAACTACCAAAGAAACAGATATTTATGTTCGTGTAGATTTGGATAACAATTTTTCACCTATTTTAGATACTGGTATTGGCTTTTTTGACCACATGCTTGAGCAGATAGCCAAACATGCCCGTATAGGACTGGAAATTAGTGTAAAAGGCGATTTACATATAGATGAGCATCATAGCATAGAAGATACAGGACTTGCTTTGGGCGAGGCTTTTAAAAAAGCTCTTGGAGAAAAACGAGGCATTGCTCGTTATGGACATTTTACGTTGCCCATGGATGAAACCCTTGCACAAACAGCTCTCGATTTTTCGGGAAGACCTTGTTTTGTGTGGGATGCCCCATTCAAGAGAGAAAAAGTAGGTGGTATGCCCACAGAGATGTTTGAACATTTCTTTAAATCGTTTTCAGATACTTCGTTGTGTAATTTGCATATCAAGGCAACAGGCTCAAACGACCACCATATTATTGAAGGTATTTTCAAGGCTTTTGCCAAAGCCATAAAGATGGCTATAACCATTGAGCATAACGATTTACCCTCTACCAAAGGAATTTTATAA